Proteins from one Scyliorhinus canicula chromosome 6, sScyCan1.1, whole genome shotgun sequence genomic window:
- the LOC119967444 gene encoding zona pellucida sperm-binding protein 3-like isoform X1, protein MGDFGVRALLPVLMLVGAVCSSDTWQQFRGQRFPWSRVKATSVPQRVPLPPFGSHFRVSEGQSVSPLRTVMVQCAEDKLLVRVQLDLFGTRHLVKAADLTLGAAGCLPTRIYSQNHTVLFDYGLHECGSKLQMSGDFLIYTTHLTHSPEYHGSVIVRTNGAVVPIECRYFRKGNVSSNPIRPTWIPFSSTRSGEGHLSFSLRLMNGDWLTERTSTVYYLGDLIHIEASVSMSNHMPLKLYIDRCVATLSPDKDSTPRYSIIDYNGCLLDSQAEDSFSTFVLPSGERETDKLRFDLDAFRFFGDDRSLIFITCHLKVAPVDRRDSKNKACTFQKMQNIWTPLEESSIDICACCRVGNCATRELRFGSRGRRDLVAEAENEVGLKWEAEASLGPLIILDTDVTNLATDSLNEGRMQERSPGGVESEVVLIVTLTVTAVSLISASLITLFLYRKRNPTLFTQ, encoded by the exons atgggggattttggaGTGAGGGCTTTGCTCCCAGTGCTGATGTTAGTTGGGGCTGTTTGTTCCTCTGATACTTGGCAACAGTTTCGAGGCCAGAGGTTTCCATGGAGCAGAGTCAAAGCCACCTCTGTGCCTCAGAGAGTCCCTCTTCCTCCCTTTGGTTCCCATTTCCGTGTGTCTGAGGGTCAAAGTGTGTCTCCACTGCGGACTGTGATGGTGCAGTGTGCAGAGGACAAGCTGTTGGTCAGGGTCCAGCTGGATTTATTTGGAACCAGGCACCTGGTTAAAGCTGCTGACCTGACCCTGGGGGCAGCAGGCTGTCTGCCAACCAGGATCTACTCTCAGAACCACACTGTCCTCTTTGACTATGGGCTCCATGAGTGTGGCAGCAAATTGCAG ATGTCTGGAGATTTCCTGATCTACACCACCCACCTGACCCACAGCCCAGAGTATCATGGATCTGTCATTGTGAGAACGAATGGAGCTGTTGTTCCCATTGAGTGTCGTTACTTTAG GAAGGGCAATGTGAGCAGTAACCCCATCAGGCCTACCTGGATCCCATTCAGCTCCACCAGGTCTGGAGAAggacatctttcattctctctgcGCCTAATGAATG gtgactggcttACAGAGCGCACTTCCACTGTCTACTACCTGGGTGACCTCATTCACATTGAGGCCTCTGTTTCAATGAGCAACCACATGCCCCTGAAGCTCTACATTGACCGCTGTGTAGCTACATTGAGCCCAGACAAGGACTCTACCCCGAGATACAGCATCATTGACTACAATGG TTGCCTCCTGGACAGCCAAGCTGAGGACTCCTTTTCAACCTTTGTGTTGCCAAGTGGTGAGCGGGAGACGGACAAGCTCCGGTTTGACCTGGATGCATTCCGTTTCTTTGGAGATGACCGTTCGTTG ATTTTCATCACCTGCCACCTGAAAGTAGCTCCAGTGGATCGGAGAGATTCTAAGAACAAAGCTTGTACTTTCCAGAAGATGCAGAATAT CTGGACCCCATTGGAGGAATCGAGCATTGACATTTGTGCCTGTTGCCGTGTGGGTAACTGTGCCACAAGGGAGCTGCGATTTGGATCCAGAGGAAGGAGAGATCTTGTAGCTGAAGCTG AGAATGAAGTTGGATTGAAGTGGGAGGCTGAGGCCTCACTTGGACCCCTGATCATTCTGGATACTGATGTGACCAACCTGGCAACAGACTCTCTGAATGAGGGAAGGATGCAGGAGAGGTCTCCAGGTG GTGTGGAGTCTGAGGTGGTCCTGATCGTGACCCTGACTGTGACAGCTGTCTCTCTGATCTCTGCTTCATTGATCACCTTGTTCCTGTACAGGAAACGCAATCCAACTCTGTTCACCCAGTAA